From a single Corynebacterium kroppenstedtii DSM 44385 genomic region:
- the gyrA gene encoding DNA gyrase subunit A, with protein sequence MSDDSGNTGGNDLFDRVSPIDIQEEMQSSYIDYAMSVIVGRALPEVRDGMKPVHRRIIYAMYDNGYRPERSYVKSARPVADTMGHFHPHGDSAIYDTLVRMAQPWSMRYPLVDGQGNFGSRGNDGPAAMRYTECRLTPLAMEMVRDIRENTVDFEPNYDGKTLEPTILPSRVPNLLMNGSGGIAVGMATNIPPHNLTELAQAIFWCLDHYDADEATTLEAVMERVKGPDFPTAGLIVGDKGIKDAYTTGRGSIKMRGVTSIEEERGRTIIVITELPYQVNPDNLVSSIAEQVRDGKIAGISKIDDESSDRVGMRIVVTLKRDAVPRVVLNNLYKHSQLQTSFGANMLSIVDGVPRTLRLDQLLRLYVDHQIDVIVRRTQHRLDEAEKRAHILRGLVKALDMLDEVIALIRASQTPEIARTGLMDLLDIDELQADAILRMRLRQLAALERQKIIDELKELELTIADLKDILARPERQRQIVRDELEEIVNNYGDDRRTQIIAATGDVTEEDLIARENVVATITSTGYAKRTKVDLYRNQKRGGKGVRGAELKQDDVVRHFFVTSTHDWILFFTNFGRVYRLKAYELPEASRTARGQHVANLLEFQPGEHIAQVIQLQTYEDAPYLVLATKQGRVKKSKLTDYDSARSGGLIAINLNEGDSLIGAQLCSANDDLLLVSEEGQAMRFTADDDTLRPMGRATAGVKGMRFRGEDALLALTVVREDSYLMVATSGGYAKRTKMEEYPAKGRGGLGVATFKYNKKRGKLIGALVVDQDDEIFCITTDGSVVRSNVKDIRPSSRQTMGVRLVHLDKGSELLAIDRNVEDEGEEHAAKTAEKGNAPTDPAEPDPNDPNADGSDGDGSSDAKDGK encoded by the coding sequence ATGAGTGATGACAGCGGAAATACCGGGGGCAATGACCTTTTCGATCGCGTCAGCCCGATCGACATCCAAGAAGAAATGCAATCGAGCTACATCGATTACGCCATGAGCGTCATCGTTGGACGTGCTCTCCCCGAGGTTCGCGACGGCATGAAACCCGTCCACCGCCGCATCATCTACGCGATGTACGACAACGGCTATCGCCCCGAGCGCAGCTACGTCAAGTCCGCCCGACCCGTCGCGGACACGATGGGCCACTTCCACCCCCACGGCGATAGCGCCATTTATGACACCTTGGTCCGCATGGCTCAGCCGTGGTCCATGCGCTACCCGCTGGTCGATGGCCAGGGTAACTTCGGCTCCCGCGGCAACGACGGCCCCGCAGCCATGCGTTATACAGAGTGCCGTCTCACACCGTTGGCCATGGAGATGGTTCGCGATATCCGCGAAAATACCGTCGACTTTGAGCCCAACTATGACGGCAAAACACTCGAGCCGACGATTCTCCCGTCGCGTGTTCCCAATTTGCTGATGAACGGCTCCGGCGGTATTGCCGTCGGTATGGCGACGAATATTCCGCCGCACAATCTCACCGAGCTGGCCCAGGCAATTTTCTGGTGCCTCGACCATTACGACGCGGACGAGGCCACCACCCTCGAGGCCGTCATGGAACGCGTAAAGGGCCCCGACTTCCCCACGGCCGGGCTCATCGTCGGTGATAAAGGTATTAAGGACGCCTACACCACCGGCCGCGGCTCCATCAAAATGCGTGGCGTGACCTCCATTGAGGAAGAGCGCGGGCGCACCATCATCGTTATCACCGAGCTTCCGTACCAGGTCAACCCCGATAACCTTGTCTCCAGCATTGCTGAGCAGGTGCGCGACGGGAAGATCGCTGGCATCTCCAAGATCGACGACGAATCCTCCGACCGCGTCGGCATGCGCATCGTCGTCACACTGAAACGCGACGCCGTGCCGCGCGTTGTGCTCAATAACCTCTACAAGCACTCTCAACTGCAGACCAGCTTCGGCGCGAACATGCTGTCCATTGTCGACGGCGTCCCCCGCACCCTCCGCCTGGACCAGCTGCTGCGTCTGTACGTCGATCACCAAATCGACGTTATCGTCCGACGCACCCAGCACCGTCTGGATGAGGCCGAAAAGCGTGCCCACATCCTGCGCGGATTGGTCAAAGCGCTGGATATGCTCGACGAGGTCATCGCGCTGATTCGTGCATCCCAGACCCCGGAGATCGCACGAACCGGACTGATGGACCTCCTGGATATCGACGAGCTCCAGGCTGACGCTATTCTGCGGATGCGGCTGCGCCAACTCGCGGCTCTGGAGCGGCAGAAGATTATCGACGAGTTGAAGGAACTCGAACTCACCATCGCCGACCTCAAGGACATCCTGGCCCGGCCGGAGCGCCAGCGGCAGATTGTGCGCGACGAGCTCGAGGAGATTGTCAACAACTACGGTGATGACCGCCGCACGCAGATCATCGCTGCTACCGGCGATGTCACCGAAGAGGACCTCATCGCGCGGGAGAATGTCGTCGCCACCATTACGTCGACCGGGTACGCCAAGCGCACGAAGGTGGATCTCTACCGCAACCAGAAGCGTGGCGGGAAGGGCGTCCGCGGGGCTGAGCTCAAGCAGGACGACGTCGTCCGACACTTCTTCGTGACCTCGACGCACGACTGGATTTTGTTCTTCACCAACTTCGGGCGCGTGTATCGCCTCAAGGCCTACGAGTTGCCCGAAGCGTCCCGGACCGCGCGCGGGCAGCACGTCGCCAACCTACTGGAGTTCCAGCCTGGTGAACACATCGCCCAGGTCATCCAGCTGCAAACCTACGAAGACGCGCCCTACCTGGTCCTGGCCACCAAGCAAGGCCGCGTGAAGAAGTCGAAGCTCACCGATTATGACTCGGCGCGGTCCGGTGGATTGATCGCCATCAACCTCAACGAGGGCGACTCGCTGATCGGCGCACAGCTCTGCTCCGCCAACGATGACCTTCTGCTTGTCTCCGAAGAGGGCCAGGCTATGCGTTTTACTGCCGACGACGACACGCTGCGCCCGATGGGCCGTGCCACCGCTGGCGTCAAGGGCATGCGTTTCCGTGGCGAGGACGCGCTGCTGGCGCTGACCGTCGTCCGTGAAGACTCCTACCTCATGGTTGCCACCTCCGGCGGCTATGCCAAGCGCACGAAGATGGAGGAATACCCGGCGAAGGGCCGCGGCGGGCTCGGCGTCGCCACGTTCAAGTACAACAAGAAGCGCGGCAAACTGATCGGCGCACTCGTCGTCGACCAAGATGACGAAATCTTCTGCATTACTACCGACGGTTCCGTCGTCCGGTCCAACGTGAAGGACATCCGGCCCAGCTCGCGGCAGACGATGGGCGTGCGGCTGGTCCACCTGGACAAGGGCTCTGAGCTGCTCGCCATCGACCGCAACGTCGAGGACGAAGGCGAGGAGCACGCGGCGAAGACCGCGGAGAAAGGGAACGCCCCTACCGATCCGGCCGAACCGGACCCGAACGACCCCAATGCTGACGGTTCCGACGGTGACGGCTCCTCCGACGCTAAGGATGGGAAGTAA
- a CDS encoding CopG family transcriptional regulator, which produces MAMTLRLTDDQDRALTLLAEMTGTSKHEAAVRAIVSTAARTVDNEEVRQLARSRVPEYAELVKKVRAKKVRR; this is translated from the coding sequence ATGGCAATGACCCTACGGCTCACGGACGACCAAGACCGCGCCCTGACGCTGCTGGCAGAGATGACGGGTACTTCGAAGCACGAAGCTGCCGTGCGCGCGATCGTGTCGACGGCGGCGCGGACAGTGGACAATGAAGAAGTGCGGCAACTGGCCAGGTCCCGAGTTCCCGAATATGCGGAACTCGTCAAGAAGGTCCGGGCTAAGAAGGTTCGAAGATGA
- the mvk gene encoding mevalonate kinase, whose product MQPLRHSDADVITSSRRSEAPDYARLNEGQRYKQPAEGPHYSALADEARGFGRAHAKIILFGEHAVVFGEPAIAFPMQCLTLRATAEPCDGELWLTANNYDGPLADAPTFLSPVGATIKACLDLLEYPQSGMHISCRGNVPPARGLGSSAAASAAMVDSIIDFSGKDVDYHSRYELVQIGERVAHGSASGLDAHTVLNTHPVLFQGGRSEPITVSLGSPLVVADTGQPGDTLSAVRGVDELRRTHKKRFTRNVDAIRHHTVEARIDLALDDRASLGERMNAVHEHLADLGVSSPELENLISAARNAGALGAKLTGGGRGGCIIALSKDENHAIALSDALRAAGARRTWLMHPSEFQR is encoded by the coding sequence GTGCAGCCACTGAGACATTCCGACGCAGACGTTATTACTTCCTCGCGTCGCAGCGAGGCTCCCGATTATGCACGTTTGAATGAGGGTCAACGGTATAAACAACCTGCGGAAGGGCCTCATTACTCCGCCTTAGCGGACGAGGCCAGGGGGTTTGGCCGCGCTCACGCCAAGATCATTTTGTTTGGTGAGCACGCCGTTGTTTTCGGGGAGCCGGCCATCGCGTTCCCGATGCAGTGCTTGACTCTGCGGGCTACGGCTGAGCCGTGTGATGGGGAGTTGTGGCTGACCGCCAACAATTACGACGGTCCTCTTGCCGACGCCCCGACGTTCCTGTCTCCAGTCGGCGCCACGATTAAAGCCTGCCTGGACCTGCTTGAATACCCGCAGTCGGGGATGCACATTTCGTGCCGAGGCAACGTCCCGCCGGCACGTGGACTCGGCTCCAGCGCAGCGGCGTCGGCAGCGATGGTGGATTCCATCATTGATTTCAGTGGTAAAGACGTTGATTACCACAGTCGTTATGAACTTGTGCAGATCGGGGAGCGCGTTGCTCATGGCAGCGCCAGCGGTCTCGACGCCCACACCGTGCTGAACACCCACCCGGTGCTGTTCCAGGGCGGACGCAGCGAACCCATCACCGTCAGTCTCGGATCGCCGCTCGTCGTCGCCGATACCGGACAACCAGGCGATACGCTCTCGGCCGTCCGGGGTGTCGACGAACTACGGCGCACCCACAAGAAGCGTTTCACCAGAAATGTCGACGCCATTCGTCATCACACTGTCGAAGCGCGGATTGATCTTGCTCTCGACGACCGGGCCTCCCTGGGTGAGCGGATGAACGCCGTCCATGAACACCTCGCTGACCTCGGCGTATCCAGCCCAGAGCTCGAAAACCTTATCTCGGCCGCGCGGAATGCGGGGGCGCTCGGTGCGAAACTTACCGGTGGCGGCCGGGGTGGTTGCATCATCGCGCTATCTAAAGACGAAAACCACGCGATCGCGCTGTCCGACGCACTCCGCGCTGCGGGCGCACGTCGCACATGGCTCATGCACCCCTCGGAGTTTCAACGGTGA
- the mvaD gene encoding diphosphomevalonate decarboxylase — translation MGDIGPITPRTARATAHPNIALVKYWGKRNADLVLPATGSLSLTLDIYPTDTVVNPDPSLTSDIFTLNGEPAPGTPTHRVRAFLDLVRKLSAEQNPELAHMYARINSVNSVPTGAGLASSASGFAALATAASKAYGLPGDPRSLSRLARRGSGSATRSILGNLVIWHPGDGDDENADLTSYAESVPGPDLAMVICVVSGAQKAVSSRVAMADTIRTSPFFDGWVSSTQRDLVDMQQALAEGDYTRVGEITESNALRMHAAINGNRPPVRYLAPTSVAIFDTIAQLRNDGLEVYGTADAGPNVVALCQAKDLDATHAALRERFPDLELIPARAGSGAYLTPVEETSGNEQIRAHEEDSAQASDAANRQE, via the coding sequence ATGGGCGATATCGGACCGATCACGCCTCGCACCGCGCGAGCCACCGCCCACCCCAACATCGCTCTGGTCAAATACTGGGGTAAGCGCAACGCTGACTTAGTTCTGCCCGCGACCGGTAGTTTGTCACTGACGCTCGATATCTATCCTACGGATACCGTCGTCAACCCAGATCCGAGTCTGACCAGCGATATTTTCACGCTCAACGGTGAGCCAGCGCCGGGGACGCCGACGCATAGGGTTAGGGCGTTTCTTGACTTGGTGCGCAAGCTCAGCGCGGAACAGAACCCCGAACTTGCACACATGTACGCACGGATCAACTCCGTCAACTCCGTACCCACCGGCGCAGGGTTAGCATCCTCGGCATCAGGATTCGCCGCCCTCGCCACCGCTGCATCGAAAGCCTACGGACTTCCCGGCGACCCGCGTTCGCTCTCGCGGCTAGCCCGCCGAGGCTCCGGGTCCGCCACACGATCCATTCTGGGCAACCTCGTCATCTGGCACCCCGGCGACGGCGATGACGAGAACGCTGATCTCACCTCGTACGCGGAAAGCGTTCCCGGCCCCGACCTCGCCATGGTCATCTGCGTCGTCTCGGGCGCGCAAAAAGCCGTCTCGTCCCGCGTCGCCATGGCCGATACTATCCGGACGTCGCCCTTCTTCGACGGGTGGGTGAGCAGCACGCAGCGCGACCTCGTCGACATGCAACAAGCACTGGCCGAGGGCGACTACACACGCGTCGGCGAAATAACAGAATCCAACGCACTGCGCATGCACGCGGCGATTAACGGCAACCGGCCACCCGTCCGCTACCTAGCGCCGACGTCCGTCGCCATTTTCGACACGATCGCGCAGCTGCGGAACGACGGGTTAGAGGTGTACGGCACCGCGGACGCCGGGCCGAATGTCGTTGCGCTCTGCCAAGCTAAGGACCTCGACGCAACCCACGCAGCCCTCCGCGAACGGTTCCCCGATCTCGAGCTCATTCCTGCCCGCGCCGGGTCGGGCGCTTACCTGACGCCCGTCGAGGAGACCAGCGGAAATGAGCAGATCAGGGCACATGAAGAGGACTCCGCCCAGGCTTCCGACGCAGCGAACCGTCAGGAGTAA
- a CDS encoding phosphomevalonate kinase, with amino-acid sequence MTQTSVHASAPGKLYIAGEYAVVHPGHAALLIAVDRYVHVTLTPTGTDAGTLRSDASDPTKPDEAPVRWEASFDPMAAARFHTDETGFHKYVAAAVLTVERWRAEKHLPTSGYDIDISSHLDDATSGAKFGLGSSAAVTVATVAAAARHHGLQPTPEQIYRLAAIATVRVTTKTSGGDVAASALGGWVEYHSPDRAWLEDRAWGSGSRTTTISDLLTGEWPGLSLRRITPAAPGIQLSVGWTGTPADTTELVGHVVKKTALPDDLLQRSDAAVGSLVEALTGENGGCEAGSGEPASGDVNSDGRATSATGNAVAQARQVLGEIATQRGVAIETPALRTLITTALDEGWWAKSSGAGGGDCGIALTVPGVDAHALHERWTAAGIRPLNLHVSPTGADTAPDDTPTEGDGK; translated from the coding sequence GTGACACAGACCTCCGTCCACGCCTCGGCACCCGGAAAGCTGTACATCGCCGGAGAATACGCCGTCGTGCACCCCGGGCACGCCGCGTTACTCATCGCCGTTGACAGGTATGTGCACGTCACGCTCACGCCCACCGGCACCGATGCCGGAACACTACGATCCGACGCGAGCGACCCCACCAAACCCGACGAAGCACCGGTCCGGTGGGAAGCTAGCTTTGACCCGATGGCGGCCGCTCGGTTCCACACCGACGAGACCGGATTCCACAAATATGTAGCGGCCGCGGTCCTCACCGTCGAACGCTGGCGAGCAGAAAAACACCTTCCCACCAGCGGATACGATATCGACATCTCGAGCCACCTCGATGACGCCACGAGTGGCGCGAAATTCGGGCTCGGATCGTCGGCCGCGGTCACCGTCGCGACCGTTGCTGCCGCGGCCCGCCACCACGGGCTACAGCCCACGCCCGAGCAGATCTACCGACTCGCGGCCATTGCAACAGTGCGGGTTACGACAAAAACATCGGGAGGCGACGTTGCCGCCAGCGCACTCGGCGGATGGGTCGAATACCACTCGCCGGACCGAGCATGGCTGGAAGACCGCGCCTGGGGTTCTGGTTCCCGCACGACAACGATCAGCGACCTGCTGACAGGGGAGTGGCCAGGCTTATCACTCCGCCGCATCACGCCCGCTGCGCCGGGAATCCAACTCAGCGTCGGCTGGACAGGGACCCCCGCCGACACCACCGAACTCGTCGGGCACGTCGTCAAGAAAACCGCGCTACCCGACGATCTTCTCCAGCGAAGCGACGCAGCCGTCGGCAGTCTTGTTGAAGCGCTGACCGGCGAAAATGGTGGGTGTGAGGCTGGCTCGGGCGAACCTGCTTCGGGCGACGTCAATTCAGACGGCAGGGCAACGTCGGCAACCGGGAACGCCGTTGCACAAGCCCGGCAGGTCTTGGGAGAGATCGCAACGCAACGAGGGGTGGCCATCGAAACCCCTGCGCTGCGGACCCTCATCACCACTGCGCTCGACGAAGGGTGGTGGGCGAAATCGTCAGGAGCAGGAGGAGGCGACTGTGGAATCGCGCTCACTGTGCCGGGCGTCGACGCACACGCGCTCCACGAGCGCTGGACGGCGGCAGGAATCCGCCCTCTGAACTTGCATGTTTCGCCCACGGGAGCGGACACCGCCCCAGATGACACACCAACGGAAGGAGATGGGAAATGA
- a CDS encoding alpha-hydroxy-acid oxidizing protein, producing MSGSRKDDHLALAARQQREAHGEPPQPTDATTPAPDNASSAPSPRPAGSNSTYCAWDDVRILHHSLAGIDPGQADISTTIPTDRSAGGNTNAVTNASTGAHTAQPLHWGLPFYINGMTGGSELTAGVNRVLAETAARTGIAVATGSMSIYLREPDTLPTFRILRDRNPHGTVWANLSADATPDDAARVVDALQADALQIHVNAVQETVMPEGSRGYASWPRNIEAIVNALEATHTPVIVKEVGFGMTRNTLQQLHDLGVSIADVSGRGGTNFARIENDRRSDRDFSYLTGFGQSAAFSLLDATTADPDTLPTLFASGGVRQPYDVLRGLALGADAMGVAGTFLHTALSTGVGDATRSPQERTQGIDAAVDALTSQINRWAEHLQALYEMVGATSTSDLHNTDALITGPLAESARARGIDLTAVANRRR from the coding sequence ATGAGTGGCAGCCGGAAAGACGACCACCTGGCCCTAGCCGCCAGGCAACAACGCGAGGCTCACGGCGAACCTCCACAGCCCACCGACGCCACAACCCCAGCTCCCGACAACGCTTCCTCCGCACCCTCACCCCGCCCTGCCGGGAGTAACTCGACCTATTGCGCGTGGGACGACGTCCGCATCCTCCATCACTCGCTGGCCGGAATAGACCCAGGTCAAGCCGATATTTCCACCACCATCCCGACGGATCGTAGCGCCGGGGGAAATACGAACGCTGTTACAAACGCGAGCACCGGCGCGCACACAGCACAGCCGCTGCATTGGGGGCTGCCGTTCTACATCAACGGCATGACCGGAGGATCCGAACTCACCGCAGGAGTCAACCGCGTCCTCGCCGAAACCGCGGCACGCACCGGAATTGCCGTCGCCACCGGCTCCATGTCCATCTACCTGCGCGAACCCGACACCCTCCCCACGTTCCGCATCCTCCGCGACCGCAATCCCCACGGCACCGTGTGGGCGAACCTCAGCGCCGACGCCACACCCGACGACGCTGCCCGAGTCGTCGACGCCCTCCAGGCCGACGCCCTCCAAATTCACGTCAACGCCGTGCAAGAAACCGTCATGCCGGAAGGCTCGCGCGGGTACGCCTCCTGGCCCCGCAACATCGAAGCCATCGTTAACGCGCTCGAGGCCACCCACACGCCGGTCATCGTTAAAGAAGTCGGCTTCGGTATGACCCGGAACACACTTCAGCAGCTTCATGACCTGGGCGTATCCATCGCCGACGTCTCTGGCCGCGGAGGAACCAACTTCGCGCGAATCGAAAACGACCGACGATCCGACCGGGATTTCTCCTACCTCACCGGGTTCGGACAATCCGCCGCATTCTCCCTGCTCGACGCGACCACCGCGGACCCCGACACGTTGCCCACGCTCTTCGCTTCAGGCGGAGTTCGGCAACCCTACGACGTCCTACGAGGCCTCGCCCTCGGCGCCGACGCCATGGGAGTCGCCGGAACATTTCTCCACACCGCGTTGAGCACCGGCGTCGGGGACGCCACCCGCTCGCCACAGGAACGCACCCAAGGAATCGACGCCGCCGTCGACGCCCTGACCAGCCAGATCAACCGGTGGGCGGAGCACCTTCAGGCGCTTTACGAAATGGTCGGCGCAACCAGCACGAGTGACTTGCACAACACCGATGCCCTCATCACTGGGCCCCTGGCAGAGTCGGCTCGCGCGCGTGGGATTGATCTCACCGCCGTCGCCAACCGTCGTCGATAA
- a CDS encoding hydroxymethylglutaryl-CoA reductase, with amino-acid sequence MSDNLYAPIPMSWIGPVHISGNVVSGETAGWNAEDGTQNQESGASYEAVSIPMATYETPLWPSVGRGAKVSRYVEGGIRATLVDERMTRSVYFEAPNAGVALRVATELDRRRDELQAVVAHASRFAKLIDLHVQYAGNLLFVRFEFTTGDASGHNMVTLASDNLMPWILQQYPELRYGSISGNYCSDKKATAVNGILGRGKNVVTEMLIPRNVVEERLKTTPEQIADLNVRKNLVGTTLAGGLRTANAHYANMLLGFYLATGQDAANIVEGSQGITHAEVRDGDLYFSCNLPNLIVGTVGNGKGQGLEVVEENLRRLGCREDRPAGDNARRLAVLCAASVFCGELSLLAAQTNPGELMAAHVKIERKGE; translated from the coding sequence ATGAGCGACAATTTATATGCGCCTATCCCCATGTCATGGATCGGCCCCGTCCACATCTCAGGCAACGTTGTGTCGGGAGAGACCGCGGGATGGAACGCCGAGGACGGCACACAAAACCAGGAATCCGGCGCCAGCTACGAAGCTGTCTCCATCCCGATGGCGACCTACGAAACGCCACTCTGGCCATCCGTCGGCCGCGGGGCAAAAGTATCGCGCTACGTCGAAGGCGGAATCCGCGCCACACTCGTCGACGAGCGAATGACACGATCCGTGTACTTCGAAGCCCCCAACGCCGGAGTCGCCCTTCGTGTGGCCACCGAACTCGACCGTCGTCGCGATGAGCTGCAGGCCGTCGTCGCTCATGCATCTCGTTTTGCCAAGCTCATTGACCTGCACGTCCAATACGCCGGAAACCTCCTCTTCGTCCGATTCGAATTCACCACCGGCGACGCCTCCGGCCACAACATGGTCACCCTCGCCTCCGACAACCTCATGCCGTGGATCCTCCAGCAGTACCCGGAACTGCGCTACGGATCGATCTCCGGCAACTATTGCTCCGACAAGAAAGCCACCGCAGTTAACGGCATCCTGGGCCGCGGTAAGAACGTCGTCACTGAAATGCTCATCCCTCGCAACGTCGTCGAAGAACGACTCAAAACGACGCCGGAACAGATCGCGGACCTCAACGTCCGGAAGAACCTGGTCGGCACCACGTTGGCTGGCGGGTTGCGCACCGCGAACGCGCACTATGCCAATATGCTGCTGGGCTTTTACCTGGCAACTGGGCAAGACGCGGCCAACATCGTCGAGGGATCGCAGGGCATCACCCATGCCGAAGTGCGTGACGGAGACCTCTACTTCTCATGCAACCTCCCCAACCTCATTGTGGGTACAGTAGGGAACGGCAAAGGCCAGGGCTTGGAGGTTGTCGAAGAAAACTTGCGACGCCTCGGATGCCGTGAAGACCGCCCAGCGGGGGATAACGCACGCCGACTTGCAGTACTGTGTGCGGCATCTGTTTTCTGCGGCGAACTATCACTGCTGGCCGCACAAACGAATCCGGGCGAACTGATGGCCGCCCACGTGAAAATTGAAAGGAAAGGCGAGTGA
- a CDS encoding hydroxymethylglutaryl-CoA synthase has translation MNPIGIHDITFATGHHSFALETLAAKHGIDVGKFHKGIGQEVMSQPAADEDIVTMAATAAKRIIDRNGTDGIRTLLFATESGVDQSKSAGVYVHGLLGLPSRVRTIEMKQACYSGVGALQVALGIVARNPQEKVLVVASDVARYDLNSGGEPTQGAAAAAFLVQANPGILAVEPASGVYTYDVQDFWRPNDRHTALVDGKLSIDAYLNAVRGAYDDFIDHGGADFAAIDRFCYHQPFTKMAVKAHMALREHVGLSADKAETAAELETTMHYNRMIGNSYTASVFLALMSLLETESDNLVGKRVGILSYGSGAVAEFFTGTIVDGYQKLLHADEHKKALDSREPLTYDAYRDLHPGTRVADITDYDTPEVTDAPFRFAGVKDHSRIYQRR, from the coding sequence GTGAACCCCATTGGCATCCATGACATCACCTTCGCCACGGGACACCACAGCTTCGCCCTCGAAACCCTAGCCGCCAAACACGGGATCGACGTGGGCAAGTTCCACAAAGGCATCGGCCAAGAAGTCATGAGCCAGCCCGCTGCCGACGAAGACATCGTCACGATGGCAGCCACCGCCGCCAAGCGGATCATCGACCGCAATGGAACCGACGGAATCCGTACTCTTCTCTTCGCCACCGAATCTGGCGTTGACCAGTCCAAATCCGCCGGGGTGTACGTTCACGGGCTCCTCGGCTTGCCCTCCCGGGTGCGGACCATCGAAATGAAACAGGCGTGCTACTCGGGGGTCGGCGCGCTGCAGGTCGCGCTGGGTATCGTCGCCCGCAACCCACAGGAAAAAGTGCTGGTTGTTGCCTCCGACGTTGCGCGCTACGACCTCAACTCGGGCGGTGAGCCAACTCAAGGCGCTGCAGCGGCTGCGTTCCTGGTCCAAGCCAACCCCGGCATCCTGGCCGTCGAGCCGGCATCCGGCGTCTACACCTACGATGTGCAGGACTTTTGGCGGCCCAACGACCGGCACACGGCCCTGGTCGACGGCAAGCTCTCCATCGACGCCTACCTCAACGCCGTTCGCGGAGCTTACGACGACTTCATCGATCACGGAGGGGCGGACTTCGCCGCGATTGACCGCTTCTGCTACCACCAGCCATTCACGAAGATGGCGGTAAAAGCGCACATGGCGTTGCGCGAACACGTGGGGCTGTCCGCGGATAAAGCCGAAACCGCCGCCGAGCTCGAGACCACCATGCACTACAACCGCATGATTGGTAACTCCTACACGGCATCCGTCTTCCTGGCATTAATGTCGCTGCTCGAGACCGAATCCGACAACCTCGTCGGAAAACGCGTCGGCATCCTGTCCTACGGGTCCGGTGCGGTTGCCGAATTCTTCACCGGCACCATTGTCGACGGATACCAAAAGCTGCTCCACGCCGATGAGCACAAGAAAGCGCTGGATTCACGCGAGCCGCTCACCTACGACGCCTACCGCGATCTTCATCCCGGAACGCGCGTCGCCGACATTACGGATTACGACACACCGGAGGTCACCGATGCGCCATTCCGTTTCGCCGGCGTGAAAGACCACTCGCGGATTTACCAGCGTCGTTAA